The following DNA comes from Acidimicrobiia bacterium.
GCCCTCACCCCAACCAGGTTGAGTCACAACGGCACGACGTTGGCCGCAACGATGCCTCGCCGACGATAAGCACCCCGCGTGTCGAAAACGACGTCGACGGCTCCAGCGATCGCCTGCAGGTCGAACAAGTCGTGATCGGCGAGAATCACCGCAAGTGCGCATCCCTCGGGGAGGGCATCGACCCGGGCGATTCCGAGGCCCTCGATCTCGGCGTCCTCCACCAAAGGGTCCCACGCGACCACCTGTGCCCCCCGGCGGGTCAACTCGCCGATCACGTCGAGGGCCGGCGACTCACGGGCATCGCCCACCCCGGACTTGTAGGCCAGGCCCACCGCGAGCACCTTTGTCGAGTACACCGGCAGACCACGATCGTTGAGGATCTCTGAGATCCGGTTGGCGACGTACTCGGGCATGCGGGCATTGACCTCCTCGGTGAGGTCGATGAATCGCGTGGCGAATCCGGCCTCCTTTGCCCGCCAGGCGAGATACTGCGGGTCGAGCGGGATGCAATGGCCGCCTACGCCGGGCCCGGGATAGAAGGGTTGGAAGCCGAATGGCTTGGTGGCCGCCGCATCGATCACTTCCCAGATGTCCACATCGATCTCATGGGCCAGCGCAGCCATCTCGTTGACGAGGCCGATGTTGACTGCGCGATAGGTGTTCTCGAGCAGCTTCGCCATCTCGGCGACCCTGGCCGATGAAACCGGGTGGACCGCATCGACCATCCGCCGGTACGCCGCGGCGGCGACCCTGCCCGACTCGGCACTGACCCCGCCGACCAGCTTCGGGATCGATCCGATGCCATGACCTGACCCCGGGCTGACGCGCTCGGGTGAAAACGCGACAAAGACGTCGGAGTCGAGAACCAGGCCCCCCTTAGTGGCCGCCGGCACCAGCAGGTCCTCGGTGGTACCCGGGTAGGTGGTGGACTCCAGCGCGACGAGGGTTCCGGCATGGACCACTCTGCTCACGGTCCCGGCGGCTGCCTCGATGAAGGAGAGATCGGGCTGACGATGCCGGTTGAGCGGGCTGGGGACGCAGATGAAGAGTGCATCGGCTTCCCGCAGACGAGACTCGTCGTCGGTGATTTCGAGCCCCCCGGCAAGGGCGGCCGCCAGCGATTCGGCGGATACATCCTCCACGGGCGAGTCGCCGGCTCGAATCCGCTCGACCACCTTCGTCGAGATGTCGAATCCGATCACGCGCAGGCCTCGCTCGACGGCGTTCACCGCCAAAGGGAGCCCCACGTAGCCGAGGCCGATCACACCGGCGGTCCACGCCTGCTGCTCGAAGAAATCGACTCGGTCGGAAATGGCCCGCTCCTCCTCGCCGTGACTCTACGGGACATCTCGGAGGAGCCCTTCGGGCTCCCGCTTCCTGATTCCCGCCTCCGGCAAGACCGCCCTGCCCCTATGAGCGGCGCAGTCAGACGATCGGGGGGCGGCCGAGGCGGAGCATCCGCCACGCCGTCCGCCACCTCATCGGGGCGCGCGCTCCCGCCGGGTCCGTGAACCCCGCCCGATATCCGCGGCGCAGGGCGCCGAGATCGCTCCACGATCGGACGGTGCCGAGCGACAGAAGCCCTCGCACCATCAGATACACGACAGCCAGCGGCACCGGCAGTCGGCGGCGTGACAGCAGCACCCGGTTGCGGGCAGTGCTGTAGATCGCACCGCTTCGCTGGCTCAAAGAAACGACCGGGTGGACCACCTCGAGGTTCCCGGAGTACCGGATGTCGTAGCCGGCATCGAGCAGACGCCAGGCGAGGTCGGTCTCTTCGAGGGCGTAGAAGAACTCCTCCGGAAACCCACCGACTTCGTCGATCACCGACCGGCGGATTGCGCAGGCCCCTCCCAGGAAGGTGGTCACGCGCGCCGTCCGCCGCGACCGCGCCTTCCACAGCATGGGAATGTGCTTCGAGATCACCCGCCCGGACTCGTCGACGATGCGGAATGAGATGACGGCGAGTCGAGGGTCGGCTTCGAAAGCGGCCGCCGCCTCGCTGATGACACTCGTCGCGCCATAGCGGGCGTCGTCGTCGAGAAAGAACACGACATCTTCGTTGGCCGCACCCCAACCCAGATTCCGCCCGGAAGCAACGCCGACGTTCTCCGGCGACACGACCACGGTGGCGTGACCGCGGTCCGGGGTTGGAATGCAGCCATTTCCCACGAGGATGAGCTCGGCCTGGGGGCCGGTCTGCGTCCGAATCGATTCGATCGCCGATCGCAAGGCGTCAGGGCGATCACACATCGTGAGCACGACCACGGATGCGCTGGTCATCGGAGGCGGTCGGAGGCAAGCACCGACACCAGATGGCCCACCGCGACGAGGGCCGCCACTGTCACCATCGCCGTCACCAGCCACTGGCTCGCCGCCAGATCGGATCTCACCGCGTCGAACACCGCCGCCACCAGGATGAGCGTGCTCGCCTCGACGGCTCCGGTGATCCGATGCAGGGGAACGAAGTCGGCGATCCGCCGCAGAAGCCTGAGAGCAGGCGCCCGGATGCGGGACCCCTCGTCACCGATAGCCGGCATGCCCGATTTCGCCCGGGCGGCGTCGACCAGGTCCGTTTCGATCCGGGCGAGCACCGCGGCGAGGGCGGCTCCCAGACCCACGGCCAACCAGACGGAGTCGTCACCTCCACCCGCACGCCAGCCGAGGCCAACGAGAAGCGTCGCCTCGACCAGGTAGTGGGAGATGCGGTCGAGGTACACGCCGCGCGGGCTCTCGGTCGAGTTCCAACGGGCTACCTCGCCATCGACACAATCGAGCAACAGATACAACTGGACGCCGACGAACGCCCCGATGGCCGGCCACACCCCGCCGACGAACAGGAGGGTGGAACCCGCCAGGCCCACGGCCAGCATCAGGAGGGTGACTCCATCGGCGCTCAAGCCAAGGGAGAGCGCCGCCCGGGTGAAGTAGATCGACAGCCCCCGCATGTACAAGCGGCCTGCCCAGTGTTCGTCGCTCCGCCGGCCGACGATGCTCGCCGGCTGGCAGACGCGGCGCAGCTCAGCGATCGAAGGCTTCGATGAACGCATCGACTCGCTGCCTTGTCTCGACGGCATCCAATTCCAGTCTTTCGAGGATGGTGAACCTTCCCGGCCGGGTCTCCGGTGCGGCAAGGACGACCGCGGTGAATTGCTCCGCGTCGAGTCCGATGTCCGCGGGCAGCCGGGGCACCTGATTGCGGGTGAAGCATTCATCGATGTCCTGCAGCCGGGCGTCGTCACGGAGGAACGAAGCGAACATCGCGCCGACCGCGGCCTGCTCCCCGTGGAGCGCCAGTCCCGGGTGCAGCCGGTCGATCGAATGGCTGATCTCGTGGCACGCCCCGCTGCACGGCCTGCTGGTGCCGGCCGCCGTCATCGCCAGCCCGCTGACGATGAGGGCGTCTGCGAGGGCCTCGAGCCCCACCTGGTCCGGTGGGGTACGCGGCTCGTGCAGGATCGACAGAGCGGCCGCAGTTGCCATCGCGGCTGCCAGCCCGTCAAACGGCTCGTCGGTCACGTCCCGGGCCATGACCCAGTCGGCGACTGCAGACAGATTGGAGACCACCTCTCCGATGCCGGACCTCGCATGGCTCAGGGGGGCGGACCGCACGAGGTCGAGATCCACCACGACCGCGATCGGGGGTTGCACCCCGTAGGACCCCTTCCACCCGTTGTCCTCGAGCGCCGCCACCGGTGAGGCAAGTCCGTCGTGGGTCAAGGTCGTCGCCACCGAAACGAAGGGGAGGCCCACCGCGGTGGCGGCCCACTTGGCGACATCCAGGGATCCGCCGCCGCCGATGCCAACGAGAGCCTCGAACTGCTTTCCCCTGAGCAGGTCGGACAGTTCCCGGGCGGACGCCAGGCTTCCACCGTCGACTTCGAAGACTGGGGCCGACAGGGAGGCCTCGACGCTCGATCGGACCTCCGCCCCGACTCCGGAACCCACCGCCACCGCGATCCGGCCGGTGGTCGCGATACGCCGGTCAGCCAGCAAGTCGGCCAACCCGGCGACGGCGCCGGCCCGCACATCCACCATCAGCGGCCCGGCGAGGACGCGCGCTAAGAGTGCCATTTCATCATCTTCGCCCGTTCGAGGTCTTCCGGCGTGTCTATTTCGATCCAGGGGAGATCGCCCACCTCTACCCCGTACACCCCGTGGGCGCGGGCAAAGTCGCCGATGCCATCCTCGTAGTAGAGCGAGCCGTCCTTTCTCCATGCCTGCTCGAGGCACGCCACAAACGGGGCGATCGCTTCAGGGGCGAGCCGAGCGATGCCGACGTACTCACCGTGGGCCTGCTCCGGATGGAGGCCCTTCGAAATGCCGGTGAGCCACCCGGATGAGTCGAAGGTGACTTTCATCTCCTCGTCGGCCAGCGCCTTCTTCGAGTCGATCGCCAGCGCTAGGCCGGCGGGCGGGGCGTCTATCAGCCGCCGCATTGCGGTATCGGTGACGAGGGTGTCGCCATTGGCCACCAAGCAGTCCCCACTGATCCCACCCAAGCCCAGCCACAGCGAATGGGCGTTGTTGAGGACCGCATGATCGGGGTTGTCGATCAACTCGATCTCGAGCCCGTAGTGCGACTCGAGGCTGCTACGGCGCCGGCCCACCTCCTCGGACGCGTGCCCGACGACCAAACGGACCCTTGAAACTCCAGACTCGGCGAGCACCCCCAGCACGTGGTCGAGCACCGTCCGCCCGCCGCCTAGATCGAGAAGGGTCTTGGGGAGGTCGCGGGTGAACGGCAGAAGTCGCCGCCCCTGACCGGCGCAAAGGACTACCGCCTGCGAAATCGACTCGATTCGGGGCTCCTCGGTCACGGCAAGAGGCTAGGGCAGGGCAGGGGGCAGGTCGCAGGTGGCAGGTGGCAGGTGGCTCCTGATCGGCTCTTGGTTCTTGACTCTTGGCTCTCCTTCAGTCGTCGTCCTCGTCGCCCCCGCCCGTCCAATCGATGTACGCCCTGACGACGTCATCGGGGGTTCCGTCCGCCATGAGCCGTCCCTCGTCGAGCCATATGGCCCGGGTGCACACCCGATCGATCTGCTTGAGGTTGTGACTCACGAGGACCACGACCTTGGCGTTCGCGCGTAGCTCTTCGATGCGCTTCAGGCTCCGCCGCCTGAAGTCGCGGTCCCCGACCGCAAGCACCTCATCGACCAGCAGGATCTCGGGTTCCATCGATGTCGCGATCGCGAAATGAAGGCGCGAACGCATGCCGGACGAATAGGTTCGGAGTGGCCGGTCGATCGCCCGACGCAACCCGGCGAAGTCGACGATGGAATCGAAGCGAGACTCGGATTCGGCGCGGGTCATTCCCAGCGCCATGCAGCCGAGGAGGATGTTGCGCGCTCCAGACAGCTGACCATCGAGCACCGCCCCCACGCCCAATAGAGTCGGCTCACCCCGCACCCGGATCGACCCCGCCGACACGGGCTGCAGACCAGCGATGGCACTCAGCAATGAGCTCTTCCCCGACCCGTTGGCTCCGATGAGACCCAGGATCTCACCGGTCTCGACCGTGAAGGACACGTCTTTCACGGCCTCGACCTGGGTGTGCTCACGCCGCCGACGACGCACGGTGATCTGCTCACGCAGGCTGGGGCGGCGGTCGAGGTACACCCGGTAGGTCACGCTGGCGTCCTTTACCTCGATGGCCGTCATCGGCTCATTCACGGCCGTAGTCCCGCTCGCGTCGCTGGAACCAGACGTAGCCGACGACGGGCGTGATCAACGCCCAGGAGAAAGCGCTGATGACGAGCAGGCGGGTCACCGGCATGTCCATCACCGCCCACCGATACAGCGAGATGTAGTCGAGCAGGGGATTCAGGTTCGCCAGCGCCCGTACGGTCCCATCCTGGACGAATCGCTCGACCAGAAACAGGACTCCCGAGAAGTAGAAAGCCATCCGGAACAGGAAGTCGAGAATGTTCTCGAAGTCACGGAAGTAGAAGGTGATGCGTGCGGCGATGAAGGCGGCCCCCACCACGAACAGGGTCTGGAGCCCGAAGATCGGCAGTATCAGGAGCCATCGCAGCGACAGCGTTTCCCCGGTGAGGAGCGCTACTGCCAGCATCACGATTGCCGGGGCCAGGAACGCCGCAGCTTCCGACGCGGTGACCGCTATGGGAAGCGTGGCCCTGGGGAAGGCGATCGACTGGATCAGTCCGCGGTTGCTGATCAGAGATCGCGCCGCACCGACTATCGACTTGCGCATGTACTGGAAGGCGAAGATGCCGATGGCGAGGAAAGGCAGAAAGTTGCCCACCCCGCGGTCGATCTCCAGTATCAGGCCGAAGATGATGTAGTAGACGAGCACCTGCCAGGCCGGGTTGAGCAGGTGCCAGACGTTTCCGAGCACCGTGTCCATCTGCTGGCTGTGCAGATTCGACACCGCCGCAAACATCACGAAGTGGCGGCGAGACCACAGCCGAAGCAGGTCCTCCCGGATCGGTCGGCGCCGCGACGGATCTTGTAGCTCGCCGCCGAGCAACCCCCCGTCCGATGGCCCGTCCGACGACTGCCCGATCGGTTCGCTCATCTAGCCGAACTCGATGCCCTGGGCGAGCGGCAGGTCGCTGCTCCAGTTGACCGTGTTGGTCTGGCGACGCATGTACGCCTTCCAGGAGTCCGACCCCGCTTCCCGACCCCCACCGGTCTCCTTCTCACCGCCGAAGGCGCCACCGATCTCGGCGCCGGAGGTGCCGATGTTGACGTTGGCAATTCCGCAATCCGATCCCTCGGCCGAGAGGAACAACTCCGATGCCCGCAAGCTGTTGGTGAATATGGCCGAAGACAAGCCCTGCCGAACCCCGTTGTGGACTGCAATCGCATCGTGAACGTCGGTCGCTTCGATGACGTAGAGGATGGGGGCAAAGGTCTCCTCCTGAACGATCGGCGCATCGCGGTCGATCTCGATGATGGTCGGCTCCACGAAGTGGCCGTTCAACCCAGGCACTTCGGCCCGGCCCCCACCGTGGAGGACCTTGCCGCCCTGGTCCTTGGCGATCTCGACGGCCGCCAGCATCTCGTCAACCGCGCCCTTGTTGACCAGCGGACCCATCACCGTCGAGGGGTCGAGGGGGTCGCCGATGCGCACCTGGGAGTAGGCATCGACAAGGCGTTTGATGACGTCGCCCTTGATCCCTGACTCGACGATCATCCGCCGGATCGAGGTGCACCGCTGCCCGGCGGTACCGACTGCCCCGAACAACACCGCCCTGGTCACCAGCCCCGGGTCGGCGTCTTCGAGCACGACCACCGCATTGTTCCCCCCCAACTCGAGTAGCGACCTCCCGAGACGCTTGGCGACCGCGATTCCCACCTTCTCGCCCATGTTGCACGATCCGGTAGCCGAGATCAGCGGGATCCGTCGGTCGTTGATGAGCAAGTCGCCGACCTCGCTCCCCTTGCCGACCGCGAGGTTGAAGACGCCTTCGTAACCGGAGCCGGCCATGACCTCATCACAGATTCGGGTGACGGCGATCGCCGTCAGCGGGGTATGCGACGACGGCTTCCAGATCATCGTGTCGCCGCACACCGCAGCGACGAAGGCGTTCCACGACCACACCGCCACCGGGAAATTGAAGGCCGAGATCACGCCGATCGGGCCGAGCGGGTGCCACTGCTCGAACATCCGATGGCGTGGCCGCTCCGACGCCATGGTCAGCCCGTAGAGCTGCCGCGAAAGGCCGACGGCGAGGTCGGCCATGTCGATCATCTCCTGCACCTCGCCCTCACCCTCGGCGCGGATCTTCCCCATCTCCAGGGAAACCAGCGCAGCCAGGTGCTCCTTCTTGTGGCGGAGGGCGTTGCCAATCAGGCGCACGTACTCACCGCGCTTGGGAGCAGGCAGCATCCGCCAGCGCAGGAACGTCTCCTGGGCCGACGCAACGATCTGGTCGTAGTCGGCGGCCGAGGTCTGCACGACGGTGGCGATCTCGGTGGCCGTCGTCGGGTTCTCGACCGACAGGTCGGTGCCGGACGGAGCGATCCACCCGCCGGCGTACCCACCCGGATTGCTGTCGCCCAAACCGAGGGCGGCGAAGATCTCGTCTCTCGTCACAGGAACTCCAATCAGCGTGCGGCGATTACTTCGATCTCGACCTGGAAGCCGGCAGGGAGGGCGCCCACTTGGAAAGTCGAGCGAGCAGGGGGTTCTTCGCCGATGAATCGGACATACACCTCGTTCACCGCGGCGAAGTCGGCAATGTCGGCCAGGAATATCGTCGTCTTCACGATGTCGGCGAATCCAAGCCCGACGTCACCGAGGATCGCGCCGATGTTCTGCAGTACCTGCTCGGTTTCCGCGACGACGCCACCCTCGACCCGGTCGGTCGTGCCGTGCATGAAAGCGACCTGACCCGAGACGAACACGAACCCATTCGCCTCGGTGGCGATCGAGTACGCCCCGATTGCCTTGGGACCGCTGGTGATGTCGAGGATCTTCTTGGGCATGGTGGGCTCTCCGGGATCGTGTCGGGAACTGAAGCGTAGACCGCGGCAAAATGATCGACCCCAGCGTGCGGCAAAGTCGACAGGGCCCGATCCGACGACTCAGGGGCCAAGCAGATCCCAGCGGTTCCCGCAGATGTCGACGAAGACGGCCACCCGACCGTAATCCTCAGTGCGGGGTGAGGTCACGAATTCCACCCCTTCGGCAACCATTCGATCGTACGTCGCCCCGAAGTCCTCGACTCTGAGAAAAAAGCCAACTCGTCCGGCGACCTGCCCTCCCACCACGCGTCGTTGATGGTCACCGTCCGCACGAGCAAGCAGCAGACCTGTCTGGCCTCCGGCAGGTCGCACAACAACCCACCGTTTCGGTCGACCGTCGTTGGTAACGGAGGGCGAATCCTCCACTAGTTCGAAGTTGAGCACACTCACGAAGAACTCGATCGCAGGGTCGTAGTCGTCAACGACGATCGTGGCGAGATCCAAGAACGACATCGACGCAGTCTGCCACTACGCATACGAGCTCGTCGGCGTGATCACCGCCAAACCTAGGGCCGATCGTCGCACCTGGCATCAACACGGTCCCCAATCCTGAGACATTCAGACTCCCGGCGGACTTCCCGTTCGGATCTGTCTGAAACTGGGACCTCGCAGGCATTGGTGCTGTCCCTCGGCCAGCGTGGGGAAATATCATCAGTGCAGTCTGCGATAACCTCACCTCGTGCAACCTCACCTAGGTGCCCTGGTGTTGTTCACATCTGATCTCGAACGCACCCTCGCCTTCTACAGATGCATCGGCCTACCCCTGGAGGTCGATGATCATCAGGATGACGCAGGTCCCCTCCACTACGCCTGCGAGATTCAGGGCGTTCATTTCGCGCTCGTACCGGGCCTTGAGGACGGCCCAGCCCGCGGGTTTCGCACTTCAGGCTCTTCGTTTCCGGGCTTTGCCGTCAAGTCTGTAGGCGAGGTTGTCGAGGCCTTACGAGCAGGAGGAGCACGAGTGATCCAGGAACCGGCGCAGTATCCATGGGGACTCCGAGCCGTCGTGCAGGATCCCGACGGGCGCGCCATCGAGGTCTACACGCCTAGGTCCTGACCAAGAGACCGTCGAGGCTGGAATCTTCCCCTCGGCGGTCTTCATCGAGTCCCGACTGCGTGCACTCGATGCGGACCCGACCTGCCACCGCGTCGGTCTATCGCTGGACTCGGAGGGCCTCTCGGACGCGCTCGATGACGGCCCTGATCGCTACCTCGCTCCCGCGCAGCGCGTCTGGCCACTCCCTGACCCTCAGCCCCCAGAACTCGCGGGGTGTGAAGGGATAGCGCGGAATCAGGTGAACGTGCAGGTGGGGGACCTCGTCGCCGATGGTGACCGTATACACGTGTTCCGCGCCCTCCGAATGTCGGAGGGCGGCAGCAACACTGTTGATGGTCTTGCCGAGCGCGGCCGCCTCGTCGTCTCCGAGTTGGCCCCATCCAGCCACGTGCCGCTTGGGCTCGACGATCAGGTAGCCGAGGTACACATCCTCGAGGGCTGGCGGAAGGATGTGGCCCACGAAGACCAGACCATCTTCGAACGCCACGCCACCGGGAGCGGCCGCGCCCTGTCGATGCTTCTCGCAGACCAAACAGCCGTTGTCCGTTGGAGAGTCCACTCTGGTTCAAATCGTCGCAGACATCGGAGCGAACTGTCGACCAGGAGACAAGGTGCTCCCTTCGGCCAGCGTCCGTAAATGTCACCCGAGCCCCGTGTGCCCGCCGCGATTCGCTAGTCGACGGCAATCACGAACGCGGCTCCGAGCGCGAGGACCACGGTCACGCCAGCGGGCCACAGGTGTGCCGACTTCGAGTACGGCAAGGGCGGCTTGAGCCGTGTCTGTGGCAGACCGAGATGGGCTCGCACTGCATTGTCAAGTGCGACACCACGATCGCGATTCACTCGGGCTGTTTCGTGCCTAACTGAGTGAGTCCACAGCCACCACAGGTGACCGGCTGCAAACAGCCCTGCTCCGACAAACAGCAAGGCAACTTGGCCTGGTGTCGGGCTTAGGTCGCGTCCGGCGTTCGCCACAACGGCGAAGGAGGCCCAGACCGCCAGTGAGACACGCCATTCGATGTCGCGGCGCGCGAAGAACCGCTCCATCTCTTGTTGCTTCAGCCGAAGGGCTGCATCGACGCTTCGGCCAATATCCGCGCTGATCCCTTTCACGAACCACTCCCTTGCTTCCGACGATCATGGCACCCTCGCATCGCTCTCTGCTGAAAGGTCCTCGTTACGGCAGCGCCCCCTCGGAAAGGGCATGGCGCAACTCACATCTCGCTCCCACCTCCCACCTCCCGCCTCCCGCCTCCCGCGAGTGAAGACGCCAACGACGACCGGGACGCGTTCTGTCGTATTGCGAATTGCGAACCGCGGGTCGAGCGCATCGAGGACCCCGAATTGCTGGCGACTGATTGCGGTATGGTCCCGCCCATGGACCCGGTTCGGCGTTCCGCTCGGCCAGCACTCCGCAGCCCGCGAGCACTGCTGGCATGGGAAGGGTGGAACGACGCCGCCGATGCCGCCTCGGGAGCGGCCTCCTTCCTCCTCGGCCAGTTCGACGACGTCGAACCCTTTGCCACCATCGAACCCGAGGAGTTCTACGACTTTCAGGTACGCCGTCCGCAGGTCGAGGTCAGTGAAGGCGGTACCCGCCGCCTCGCCTGGCCGACGACCCGGGCGTATTCGCTCGAGATGGATCAGGGCGAGCACGACGCCATCGTCGTGGTCGGCGAAGAGCCCAGCCTGAGGTGGAAGACATACACCAGGTCGATCGGCCGCCTGCTCGCCGATGCCGACGCCGAGATGGTGGTGACGCTCGGGGCATTCATCGGGCAGGTCGCCCACACTCGCCCTGTCCCCCTCATCGGAGTGGCGACCGACCCGGCGCTCGTCGACCGTTATGGCCTGATCGCCTCGCGGTACGAAGGCCCCACCGGAATCATCGGGGTGATGCTCGAGGCCTGCCGGGAGATCGGCATCCCCGCCGTGAGCGTGTGGGCGGCAATCCCCCACTACCTGGCGGCGAATCCCAACCCGAAAGCGATGCTCGCCCTGCTCGGCAAGGCCTCGGAGATCATGGACATCCCATTCGACACCTCGGAACTCGAGGCCGTGTCGAGCGACTTCGAGGAGAAGGTCGATGAGGCAATGGCTGAGAACACCGAGTTCGTCGACTACGTGAACCGCCTGGAAGGCCAGGACGAAGACGCCGCCCCGATCGACCCCACCCGAAGCGACCACCTGATCTCGGAGATCGAGGACTTCCTGAAAGAGCGCTGATCGCTCGATGCCCCCTACCATGCCCGGCCGCAACACCCTGGAGGAACCGTGAAACTCCGCCTCTCAGCTCTCATCTGTTGCATCGCCCTTCTCGCCGCCGCCTGCGGCGATGACGATGCCACCGTGACTACGACCACCTCCGGTGGCGACATCGGGCCCATGGTCAGGTTCGGCAGCGGGGATCACCCGTTCTCGATCTCGTTCCCGGAGGACTGGGACAACGAGCGTGACAGCTTCGGTGCGGTCATCATCGTGTTCTCACCGCTGGCGGGGGACGACGACCAGTTCTCCGAGAATGTCAACGTCGTGGTCGAAGACCTTGCCGGCGCCGATCTGGACCTCGACGGGTATTTGGAGCTCGCGACCGAGCAACTGATCGACTTCATCCCCGACATCGATTTCGTGGAGCGTTTCACCGATCAGATGGACGAACAGCCGTCATGGGTGGTCGTGTACACCGGCTCTCAAGACGGCATCGAGTACAAGTGGATGCAGGAGATCGCCCTGTTCGAGGGCAGCGCCTACATCATCACCTACACCGGCGAGGCCGAGTTCGACACCTACCGCGCCCACGCTACGGCGATCTTCGACTCGTTCGACTTCGACGATTAGCCGCGGAGCGTCAGGGAGCGGAGGAATCCGTTTCCCGGCTGGACCGATATCGAGCTGCGCCGGCCACGGCGTCGCGCAGGACGCCGTGGCCAAAGCGGTTCTCGGACGCCAAACCTGTGGTGATGGAGAGCCCGACCGCGGCGTAGACGGAGGCCCGATCGCTCCTCACCGTTGCCTGCGGGAAGGCCGCGATCATCTCTGCCAGGTCGAGAGTGGCCGCCAGCTCGGCGTCGGGGCTCACCACTCGATCCACCAGCCCGATCCGATGAGCTTCGGCCGCGTCGATCGGACGCCCGGTGAGAATCAGGTCGAGCGCCCGCGACAGGCCCACGACGAGAGGCAACCGCACGGTCCCGCCGTCCACCAGCGGAACGCCGAACCGCCGCTCGAAACACCCGAACACCGCGTCCTCACCAGCCACCCGCAGGTCGCACCAGAGTGCCAACTCGAGACCGCCGGCAACGCAATGCCCGGCGATCGACGCGATGGTCGGCTTGGTGACCTGGAGGCGCGACATCCCCAACCATCCACCTGGACCGTCGGCCAGGTCCATCGCCTTGAGGTCCGCGCCCGAGCAGAAGGTGCCGCCCGCCCCGGTGAGAATCCCCACGACCGCCTCGGCGTCGCTCTCGAAGCGCTGCCATGCACCCGCCAACTCGATCGCCGTCGCCCGGTCGACCGCATTGCGGGTCTTGGGGTTCGAGATCGTTATGACCGCAGCGTTGCCGATGTTTTCGTAGTGAACGGGCATGGCCGCGATGGTGGTTCATCGGCACCACGTGCGCAATTGCTCTGGGCCGGAGCCGGATCTGGG
Coding sequences within:
- a CDS encoding PAC2 family protein, whose translation is MDPVRRSARPALRSPRALLAWEGWNDAADAASGAASFLLGQFDDVEPFATIEPEEFYDFQVRRPQVEVSEGGTRRLAWPTTRAYSLEMDQGEHDAIVVVGEEPSLRWKTYTRSIGRLLADADAEMVVTLGAFIGQVAHTRPVPLIGVATDPALVDRYGLIASRYEGPTGIIGVMLEACREIGIPAVSVWAAIPHYLAANPNPKAMLALLGKASEIMDIPFDTSELEAVSSDFEEKVDEAMAENTEFVDYVNRLEGQDEDAAPIDPTRSDHLISEIEDFLKER
- a CDS encoding HIT family protein yields the protein MAFEDGLVFVGHILPPALEDVYLGYLIVEPKRHVAGWGQLGDDEAAALGKTINSVAAALRHSEGAEHVYTVTIGDEVPHLHVHLIPRYPFTPREFWGLRVREWPDALRGSEVAIRAVIERVREALRVQR
- a CDS encoding VOC family protein, encoding MLFTSDLERTLAFYRCIGLPLEVDDHQDDAGPLHYACEIQGVHFALVPGLEDGPARGFRTSGSSFPGFAVKSVGEVVEALRAGGARVIQEPAQYPWGLRAVVQDPDGRAIEVYTPRS
- a CDS encoding Rid family detoxifying hydrolase, coding for MPKKILDITSGPKAIGAYSIATEANGFVFVSGQVAFMHGTTDRVEGGVVAETEQVLQNIGAILGDVGLGFADIVKTTIFLADIADFAAVNEVYVRFIGEEPPARSTFQVGALPAGFQVEIEVIAAR
- a CDS encoding VOC family protein, encoding MSFLDLATIVVDDYDPAIEFFVSVLNFELVEDSPSVTNDGRPKRWVVVRPAGGQTGLLLARADGDHQRRVVGGQVAGRVGFFLRVEDFGATYDRMVAEGVEFVTSPRTEDYGRVAVFVDICGNRWDLLGP
- a CDS encoding crotonase/enoyl-CoA hydratase family protein, whose amino-acid sequence is MPVHYENIGNAAVITISNPKTRNAVDRATAIELAGAWQRFESDAEAVVGILTGAGGTFCSGADLKAMDLADGPGGWLGMSRLQVTKPTIASIAGHCVAGGLELALWCDLRVAGEDAVFGCFERRFGVPLVDGGTVRLPLVVGLSRALDLILTGRPIDAAEAHRIGLVDRVVSPDAELAATLDLAEMIAAFPQATVRSDRASVYAAVGLSITTGLASENRFGHGVLRDAVAGAARYRSSRETDSSAP